From the Solanum stenotomum isolate F172 chromosome 4, ASM1918654v1, whole genome shotgun sequence genome, one window contains:
- the LOC125861785 gene encoding aquaporin SIP1-2-like translates to MGVIKSAIADGLLTFLWVFCSSNIGVSTYFIASYFGVVNEIASLFITTLIVFLIFLVFGFLGDVLGGAGFNPTGNAAFYAAGLGDDSFVSAAVRCPAQVAGAVAGSLALMELMPKHYHHMLDGPALKVDVQTGAIAEGVLTFVITFMIFVIVLRGPESTLLKNLLLTMVTLPLVLAGSNYTGPSMNPANAFGWAYLSNTHNTWEHVYVYWISPFIGAILAAWIFRALFPPPVEQKQKRN, encoded by the exons ATGGGTGTTATTAAATCAGCGATTGCTGATGGGTTATTGACGTTTTTGTGGGTTTTCTGCTCCTCTAATATTGGGGTTTCTACTTATTTCATAGCTTCTTATTTTGGTGTTGTCAATGAAATTGCATCCCTCTTCATAACTACCcttattgtttttcttattttcttggtGTTTGGTTTTCTTGGTGATGTATTGGGTGGTGCTGGTTTCAATCCAACTGGAAATGCTGCATTTTATGCTGCTGGTCTTGGTGATGATTCTTTTGTTTCTGCCGCTGTTCGTTGTCCTGCTCAG GTAGCAGGTGCAGTTGCTGGTTCACTAGCACTCATGGAGCTTATGCCTAAACACTATCACCACATGCTTGACGGGCCTGCTTTGAAGGTGGATGTACAAACCGGAGCTATTGCAGAGGGTGTCTTGACCTTCGTAATCACATTTATGATCTTTGTCATTGTACTAAGGGGTCCGGAAAGTACACTTCTCAAGAATTTGTTGCTCACTATGGTAACTCTACCATTGGTACTTGCAGGTTCAAACTACACTGGACCTTCTATGAATCCAGCCAAT GCATTTGGCTGGGCTTACCTAAGCAATACACACAACACATGGGAACACGTTTATGTTTATTGGATCAGTCCCTTCATAGGAGCAATTTTGGCTGCATGGATTTTTCGTGCTCTATTTCCGCCTCCAGTAGAGCAGAAGCAAAAACGGAACTGA
- the LOC125861776 gene encoding cytochrome P450 704C1-like, with translation MSKLGAKQKGKNKYHPIVDSTTKQLINFHRIHDHMADLAAKYKTYRLESPFRREIYTSDPANIEYILKTNFDNYGKGDYHHEILKDFYGDGMFTVDGEKWKEQRKVSSPEFSKRVIREVNSVIFSKNAVKLANILDESANSKETVDIQDLLLKSSLDSVFQVAFGIELDSVCGSCEEGANRFIKALDDASEMSLLRYIDMFWKIKKALNFGSEAKLRKSMEIIDVYMYKLIRSKAEQLSQQRDPTEKAENIMSRFWHYSSTNPKYLRDILINFMGGGKDTTGTTLSWFILMLCRYPHVQEKLAEEIKETTNTKGGSGTISDFGANLKEEAVDKMHYLHAVLSETIRLYPAIPVNAKVCLQDDVFPDGYNVKKGDMVAYPPYAMGRMKYLWGDDAEEFKPERWLDENGSFKQESPFKFTAFQAGPRICIGKEFAYKNMKITAAVLMQFFVFKLSDDTKPVNYKTMLQLHIDGGLHVRAFRRINSY, from the exons ATGAGCAAACTAGGAGCAAagcaaaaagggaaaaataaataCCATCCAATTGTTGATTCTACGACGAAGCAGCTCATAAACTTTCATCGTATCCACGATCACATGGCAGATCTTGCTGCAAAATACAAGACTTATCGACTTGAGAGCCCATTTCGGAGAGAGATTTACACTTCTGATCCAGCTAACATTGAGTACATTCTAAAAACCAATTTCGACAACTATGGAAAG GGAGATTACCATCATGAGATTCTAAAAGACTTTTATGGAGACGGTATGTTTACTGTAGACGGTGAGAAATGGAAAGAACAGAGAAAAGTTTCGAGCCCTGAGTTCTCGAAAAGGGTTATAAGGGAAGTTAACAGTGTTATCTTCAGCAAAAATGCAGTAAAGCTTGCTAACATCTTAGATGAATCCGCAAATTCAAAAGAAACAGTAGATATTCAA GATTTACTTTTGAAGTCAAGTTTGGATTCAGTATTTCAAGTTGCTTTCGGGATTGAACTTGACAGTGTATGTGGTTCATGTGAAGAAGGGGCTAACAGATTCATCAAAGCACTTGATGACGCGAGTGAAATGAGTCTTTTGCGATACATTGATATGTTCtggaaaataaaaaaggcaCTAAATTTTGGTTCTGAAGCAAAATTGAGGAAAAGTATGGAAATCATAGACGTGTACATGTATAAGCTTATCCGTAGCAAAGCTGAACAGCTTTCACAACAACGCGATCCCACA GAGAAAGCAGAGAACATTATGTCAAGGTTCTGGCATTACTCTTCGACGAATCCAAAGTACTTGAGAGATATACTGATAAACTTCATGGGTGGTGGTAAAGACACAACAGGAACGACACTCTCGTGGTTTATTTTAATGCTCTGCAGGTATCCACATGTGCAGGAAAAACTGGCTGAGGAAATCAAAGAAACAACGAATACGAAAGGAGGCAGTGGAACAATTTCAGATTTTGGGGCCAATCTGAAAGAAGAAGCAGTAGATAAGATGCATTATCTTCATGCTGTTCTTTCGGAGACTATAAGACTATATCCAGCCATTCCCGTG AATGCCAAAGTCTGCCTTCAAGATGATGTATTTCCAGATGGATATAATGTGAAGAAAGGAGATATGGTAGCGTACCCACCATACGCGATGGGTAGGATGAAATACTTATGGGGTGATGATGCTGAAGAATTCAAGCCAGAACGATGGCTCGATGAGAATGGCTCCTTTAAGCAAGAAAGCCCCTTCAAATTTACTGCCTTCCAA GCTGGGCCAAGGATATGTATTGGAAAGGAATTTGCATACAAGAACATGAAGATTACTGCTGCAGTTTTAATGCAATTCTTTGTATTCAAATTGAGTGATGACACAAAGCCTGTGAACTACAAAACTATGCTTCAGCTTCATATAGATGGAGGATTACATGTTCGTGCCTTTCGTAGAATCAATAGCTACTAG
- the LOC125861569 gene encoding cytochrome P450 704C1-like gives MGRMSYIWGDDAQEFKPERWIDENGSFKQESPFKFTVFQAGPRICIGKEFAYRQMKITAAVLLRFFIFKLADGSRPVTYRQQDNDTASYSWRITCSRNAKNRSKLKTAKKY, from the exons ATGGGAAGGATGAGCTACATATGGGGTGATGACGCACAAGAGTTTAAGCCAGAGAGATGGATTGATGAAAACGGTTCCTTCAAGCAAGAAAGCCCCTTCAAATTTACCGTTTTCCAG GCTGGGCCAAGGATATGTATAGGAAAAGAATTTGCTTATAGACAAATGAAGATCACTGCAGCGGTTTTACTACGATTTTTTATATTCAAGTTGGCTGACGGATCAAGGCCGGTCACCTACAGGCAACAAGACAATGATACAGCTTCATATAGCTGGAGGATTACATGTTCGCGCAATGCAAAGAATCGATCAAAACTGAAAACAGCCAAAAAGTATTGA